The Rhodothermales bacterium sequence GGAGTCATGACGAATCTCCATTTCCGCCTCTTGGTTCGGACTTTGACAGAAGACGCTTGAGCCGCGCGATCATTTCTGCAGGCGAAAAAGGTTTCCGAAGAAAATCGTCGGCCCCCGTTTCGAACGCGCGCGACATGTCCGACGTATCTCCAGGCCACGCTGTCATCATGACTGGCACGTATGCGCCGTGTTGGCTTTCACGCAGCCACGAGATTACCTCGAAACCGTCCAGTCCCGGAAGCGTCGCGGAAATGACTACGAGGTCAAATTGAGTAGCCTGAGCAACACCCACAACCTCCATTCCGTCTGAGGCCTCGACGACGACGGCTCCGTGCTTCTGAATACGATGCCGCATCACTGTCCGAATCATGTCGTCCGTTTCGGCGACGAG is a genomic window containing:
- a CDS encoding response regulator transcription factor; amino-acid sequence: LVAETDDMIRTVMRHRIQKHGAVVVEASDGMEVVGVAQATQFDLVVISATLPGLDGFEVISWLRESQHGAYVPVMMTAWPGDTSDMSRAFETGADDFLRKPFSPAEMIARLKRLLSKSEPRGGNGDSS